A section of the Leptospira kobayashii genome encodes:
- a CDS encoding MORN repeat-containing protein produces MNSRVFLSVLSFAFVSCASAQGKCMEGECVNGSGKMEMESKSIYEGSFTGGNREGLGKLNYPNQDEFEGSFLNDSKNGLGIYHYKNGQKFEGQYVNDVRNGAGKYIYSEKEIFEGNYSEGIRDGEGSYVYPNGDRFEGFYKDGKRNGPGKYIFKDKNVLEGNWKDNLLEGKATIKNPRGGLIMEGYWKNNEYLGINSPDSGEF; encoded by the coding sequence ATGAATAGCAGAGTATTTTTATCCGTTCTTTCATTTGCATTTGTTAGCTGCGCAAGCGCGCAAGGCAAATGCATGGAAGGCGAATGTGTAAACGGTTCCGGAAAGATGGAAATGGAGTCCAAATCCATTTACGAAGGTAGTTTCACCGGAGGAAATCGGGAAGGACTCGGCAAACTGAATTATCCGAATCAGGATGAGTTCGAAGGATCTTTCTTAAACGATTCTAAAAACGGACTTGGCATTTATCATTACAAAAACGGACAAAAATTCGAAGGCCAGTATGTGAATGATGTTCGCAACGGTGCGGGGAAATACATTTATTCCGAAAAGGAAATCTTTGAAGGCAACTATTCCGAAGGAATTCGGGATGGAGAAGGGTCTTATGTTTATCCCAACGGAGATCGGTTCGAAGGATTTTATAAAGACGGGAAAAGAAACGGTCCCGGAAAATACATCTTCAAAGACAAAAATGTTTTAGAAGGAAATTGGAAAGACAATCTTTTGGAAGGCAAAGCTACGATCAAAAACCCTAGAGGAGGATTGATCATGGAAGGTTACTGGAAAAACAACGAATACTTGGGAATCAATTCCCCAGACTCCGGGGAATTTTAA